A window of the Eretmochelys imbricata isolate rEreImb1 chromosome 7, rEreImb1.hap1, whole genome shotgun sequence genome harbors these coding sequences:
- the NDUFB8 gene encoding NADH dehydrogenase [ubiquinone] 1 beta subcomplex subunit 8, mitochondrial — MAVVGLRGVRWLRAAALLRAAGGRAAPLGARAASGLPKHLMPGPYPKTPEERAAAAKKYNMTVEDYEPHPDDGMGYGDYPKLPDRSHHERDPWYQWDYPGLRQNWGEPMHWHFDMFLRTRVDTSPTVVPWHTMRNQFFFFIGFMLFMFWLGEMYPSYMPVGPKQYPYNNLYLERGGDPSKEPPEVKNYEI; from the exons aTGGCGGTGGTGGGGCTGCGCGGTGTCCGCTGGCTGCGGGCGGCGGCCTTGCTACGGGCGGCGGGGGGCCGAGCAGCCCCGCTGGGGGCCCGAGCAG CTTCGGGCTTGCCCAAGCACTTGATGCCTGGACCTTACCCCAAGACCCCAGAGGAAAGGGCAGCTGCTGCTAAGAAATACAATATGACGGTGGAGGACTATGAGCCACATCCAGATGATGGCATGGG GTATGGTGATTATCCCAAACTTCCTGACCGATCTCATCATGAGAGAGACCCCTGGTATCAGTGGGACTACCCCGGTCTGAGACAAAACTGGGGAGAGCCG ATGCACTGGCACTTTGACATGTTTCTCCGGACCCGTGTTGACACGTCCCCCACTGTGGTACCCTGGCACACCATGCGCAATCAGTTCTTCTTCTTTATTGGCTTCATGCTGTTTATGTTCTGGCTTGGAGAAATGTACCCATCCTACATGCCTGTG GGACCGAAGCAATATCCCTACAATAACCTGTACCTGGAGCGAGGGGGCGATCCCAGCAAAGAGCCCCCAGAGGTGAAGAACTATGAAATCTGA